In Myxococcus stipitatus, a single window of DNA contains:
- a CDS encoding protein kinase domain-containing protein, giving the protein MRPHRNTPAEGNTMLYAGTPPPMMDLVTPMPSAMGSLVGQQLGHFKLLKELGRGGMGTVMLAEHALIQKRVAIKVLHAHLAQDPDLVARFLSEARTLTVVQHENVVALYDLDTRDGRPYLVMEYLEGQSLAAFTKGPLAPALVVELLSQVCDALGAAHAHGIVHRDLKPANVFLVPGPQGRPRVKLLDFGIAKLLSRPAGAHTTEVGVLLGTPEFMAPEQCGDDAVDARTDIYAVGVLGYFLLTGRVPFTGRTAAEVLIGHLQKAPTPPHEVRAGVPPALSRVLLRALAKRPEDRFAQAADLRAALATALAPEPEPVDPGFTARVRVTGAAHSQELRCEWVGRAGLFLHTQTPPPPLLSDVGLLLRLPGGELACTGQVVRHVTPEQARAWRMSPGFGVQLRDTSPAFQEALARLKSGERLEPPTPPPSPMQEDAVAERVLQGFRARLSGDHYAVLEVPRDATLEMVRTGASRARAALEPLKSRSLSLGQRAQLERVVERVTGALHVLGHVERRVEYDARLGNVEGVERCLAAGLTVTTLENCRRRFLAENPGRDGRAAVQRLSGDALSSVGRLQEALAAYEQAVRMDPLDLDGLKRWRALRARLRNTPTPR; this is encoded by the coding sequence GTGCGTCCGCACCGGAACACACCCGCCGAGGGGAACACGATGCTGTACGCGGGGACGCCGCCGCCGATGATGGACCTGGTGACGCCCATGCCCTCGGCGATGGGGTCGCTGGTGGGGCAGCAGCTGGGCCACTTCAAGCTGCTCAAGGAGCTGGGGCGGGGCGGGATGGGCACGGTGATGCTGGCCGAGCACGCGCTCATCCAGAAGCGCGTGGCCATCAAGGTGCTGCACGCGCACCTGGCGCAGGACCCGGACCTCGTCGCCCGCTTCCTGTCGGAGGCGCGCACGCTGACGGTGGTGCAGCACGAGAACGTCGTCGCGCTGTACGACCTGGACACGCGCGACGGGCGCCCCTACCTCGTCATGGAGTATCTGGAGGGGCAGAGCCTGGCGGCCTTCACCAAGGGGCCCCTGGCGCCGGCGCTGGTGGTGGAGCTGCTGTCCCAGGTGTGTGACGCGCTGGGCGCCGCGCACGCGCACGGCATCGTCCACCGCGACCTCAAGCCCGCCAACGTCTTCCTCGTGCCCGGTCCGCAAGGGCGGCCCCGGGTGAAGCTGCTGGACTTCGGCATCGCCAAGCTGCTGTCGCGTCCCGCGGGGGCGCACACCACGGAGGTGGGCGTGCTGCTGGGCACGCCGGAGTTCATGGCGCCCGAGCAGTGCGGCGACGACGCGGTGGACGCGCGCACGGACATCTACGCGGTGGGCGTGCTGGGCTACTTCCTGCTCACCGGGCGCGTGCCCTTCACCGGGCGGACCGCGGCGGAGGTGCTCATCGGCCACCTCCAGAAGGCGCCGACGCCGCCCCACGAGGTGCGCGCGGGCGTGCCCCCCGCGCTGTCGCGGGTGCTGCTGCGCGCGCTCGCCAAGCGCCCCGAGGACCGCTTCGCCCAGGCCGCGGACCTGCGCGCGGCGCTGGCCACCGCGCTCGCTCCGGAGCCCGAGCCCGTGGACCCGGGCTTCACGGCCCGGGTGCGCGTCACGGGCGCGGCGCACTCGCAGGAGCTGCGCTGCGAGTGGGTGGGCCGCGCCGGACTCTTCCTGCACACGCAGACGCCGCCTCCTCCGCTCCTGTCCGACGTGGGCCTGTTGCTGCGGCTGCCGGGAGGCGAGCTCGCCTGCACGGGGCAGGTGGTGCGGCACGTCACCCCGGAGCAGGCGCGCGCCTGGCGCATGTCGCCGGGCTTCGGCGTGCAGCTGCGGGACACGTCGCCCGCCTTCCAGGAGGCGCTGGCGCGACTGAAGTCGGGGGAGCGGTTGGAGCCGCCCACGCCGCCGCCGTCGCCCATGCAGGAGGACGCCGTGGCGGAGCGGGTGCTCCAGGGCTTCCGCGCCCGGCTCTCCGGCGACCACTACGCGGTGCTGGAGGTGCCCCGGGACGCCACGCTGGAGATGGTGCGCACGGGCGCCAGCCGGGCCCGCGCGGCGCTCGAGCCCCTCAAGAGCCGCTCGTTGTCGCTGGGGCAGCGCGCCCAGCTCGAGCGGGTGGTGGAGCGGGTGACGGGCGCGCTGCACGTGCTGGGGCACGTGGAGCGCCGGGTGGAGTACGACGCGCGGCTGGGGAACGTGGAGGGGGTGGAGCGCTGCCTCGCCGCGGGGCTCACCGTGACGACCCTGGAGAACTGCCGTCGCCGCTTCCTCGCGGAGAACCCGGGACGGGATGGCCGCGCGGCGGTGCAGCGGCTGTCGGGTGACGCGCTGTCTTCGGTGGGCCGGCTGCAGGAGGCGCTCGCCGCCTACGAGCAGGCGGTGCGGATGGACCCGCTGGACCTGGATGGGCTCAAGCGCTGGCGCGCCCTCCGAGCGCGGCTGCGCAATACCCCCACGCCCCGGTAG
- a CDS encoding methyltransferase, translating to MTTPPSSPRALLHLLFNGARAMDVVEASLELGLLDSLEGPRPVTLAWLAQRHGLVPTRLYKLLDCLESLGLVRREQDSDALADTRYQAVAGLADAARGVLAREKDRDKFAWRAVYGRLPEVLRGQHGVPPEDFDWPLRTPEQVADFETSMAAGLPPILETLRQHAALLWRDGPRLLDVGGGDGSLAAHLIQEHPGLRADVFNLPATAPLVERTRRRFGLPPEQPGFVGGDFLQQPLPRGYDAISFVRVLHDWPMETARSLLKAAFDALPSGGRVLVCEEFRTPQRLAAQFFWTYLLIGVDSCASRLREVELYLDALRDTGFVDARALQGGPFELVTAVRP from the coding sequence GTGACGACCCCGCCGTCCTCGCCGCGCGCGCTGCTGCACCTGCTGTTCAATGGCGCGCGCGCCATGGACGTGGTGGAGGCGTCACTGGAGCTGGGCCTCCTGGACTCGCTGGAGGGCCCCCGGCCCGTCACCCTCGCCTGGCTCGCGCAGCGGCACGGGCTGGTCCCCACGCGCCTCTACAAGCTGCTCGACTGCCTGGAGAGCCTGGGGCTGGTGCGGCGCGAGCAGGACTCGGACGCGCTCGCGGACACGCGCTACCAGGCCGTGGCGGGCCTGGCCGACGCGGCGCGCGGCGTGCTCGCGCGGGAGAAGGACCGCGACAAGTTCGCCTGGCGCGCGGTGTACGGGCGGCTGCCGGAGGTGCTGCGGGGCCAGCACGGCGTGCCGCCGGAGGACTTCGACTGGCCGCTGCGCACGCCGGAGCAGGTGGCGGACTTCGAGACGAGCATGGCCGCCGGCCTGCCGCCCATCCTCGAGACGCTGCGTCAGCACGCCGCGCTCCTGTGGCGCGACGGCCCGCGGCTGCTCGACGTGGGCGGCGGCGACGGCTCGCTGGCGGCCCACCTCATCCAGGAGCACCCCGGCCTGCGGGCGGACGTCTTCAACCTGCCGGCCACCGCGCCCCTCGTGGAGCGCACGCGACGGCGCTTCGGCCTGCCGCCGGAGCAGCCGGGCTTCGTGGGCGGGGACTTCCTCCAGCAGCCGCTGCCCCGGGGCTACGACGCCATCAGCTTCGTGCGCGTGCTGCACGACTGGCCCATGGAGACGGCGCGCTCTCTCTTGAAGGCCGCCTTCGACGCGCTGCCCTCCGGCGGCCGCGTCCTCGTCTGCGAGGAGTTCCGCACGCCCCAGCGCCTGGCCGCGCAGTTCTTCTGGACGTACCTGCTCATCGGCGTGGACTCGTGCGCCAGCCGGCTGCGCGAGGTGGAGCTGTACCTGGACGCGCTGCGCGACACGGGCTTCGTCGACGCGCGCGCGCTCCAGGGCGGCCCCTTCGAGCTGGTGACGGCCGTGCGCCCCTGA
- a CDS encoding sensor histidine kinase, whose product MSERLSGEHELEAILDKVRKAHGPDFPHEPHAPPKHSWALEGLTGALAVLREDAVLLVNMRWQSLALARGPWRHLAEGGREDGPALLTLRSVGAAAARQLDGLPPDALCVSRFSYAGGHQQMEVRVCRLGATLTPPVVLVLARDITEQARAEEALERERRALAEREHLRMLSEQASGIAHDLGSLLVAMKLRLEMLQLNAPRAGAPTAHVDTLLRIVEDATTRLTRLRDFARRGPESPVEPVQLADVVRDAVEIARGELETRAAREGLALSLDVEVPRLPLVESSAADLRCVFLNLLRNARDAMPRGGTLRVRGHAANGFAVVTVEDEGTGIPEEHLRSIFQPFFTTKGKNGTGLGLSMASEVVTRAHGSITAANRPEGGAIFTLALPVRAAKSSRGLAPVYRSG is encoded by the coding sequence ATGTCGGAGCGTCTTTCCGGTGAGCACGAGCTCGAAGCCATTCTCGACAAGGTGAGGAAGGCCCACGGTCCCGACTTCCCGCATGAGCCGCACGCCCCCCCGAAACATTCCTGGGCGCTGGAGGGACTGACGGGCGCGCTGGCGGTGCTGCGCGAGGACGCGGTGTTGCTGGTGAACATGCGCTGGCAATCCCTGGCGCTGGCGCGCGGCCCCTGGCGTCACCTGGCGGAGGGCGGGCGCGAGGACGGCCCGGCGCTGTTGACGTTGCGCAGCGTGGGCGCCGCGGCGGCCCGGCAGCTCGACGGGCTGCCACCGGACGCCCTCTGCGTGTCGCGCTTCAGCTACGCGGGCGGGCATCAGCAGATGGAGGTGCGCGTGTGCCGGCTCGGCGCCACCCTCACGCCCCCCGTCGTCCTGGTGCTGGCCCGCGACATCACGGAGCAGGCGCGGGCGGAGGAGGCGCTGGAGCGCGAGCGCCGGGCCCTGGCGGAGCGCGAGCACCTGCGCATGCTCAGCGAGCAGGCCTCCGGCATCGCCCACGACCTGGGCAGCCTGCTGGTGGCGATGAAGCTGCGCCTGGAGATGCTGCAGCTGAACGCGCCGCGCGCGGGCGCGCCCACCGCGCACGTGGACACGCTGCTGCGCATCGTCGAGGACGCCACCACGCGGCTGACCCGGCTGCGTGACTTCGCGCGCCGCGGGCCGGAGTCGCCCGTGGAGCCGGTGCAGCTGGCGGACGTGGTGCGCGACGCGGTGGAGATCGCCCGGGGCGAGCTGGAGACGCGCGCCGCGCGCGAGGGCCTGGCGCTGAGCCTGGACGTGGAGGTGCCCCGGCTGCCGCTGGTGGAGAGCTCGGCGGCGGACCTGCGCTGCGTCTTCCTCAACCTCCTGCGCAACGCGCGCGACGCCATGCCCCGAGGCGGCACCCTGCGCGTCCGGGGCCACGCGGCCAACGGCTTCGCCGTCGTCACCGTGGAGGACGAAGGCACCGGCATCCCCGAGGAGCACCTGCGCTCCATCTTCCAACCCTTCTTCACCACCAAGGGCAAGAACGGCACCGGGCTGGGGCTGTCCATGGCCAGCGAGGTGGTGACGCGCGCCCACGGCAGCATCACCGCCGCCAACCGCCCGGAGGGCGGCGCCATCTTCACCCTCGCCCTCCCCGTGCGCGCCGCGAAGTCCTCCCGGGGGCTCGCCCCCGTGTATCGCTCCGGCTAG
- a CDS encoding response regulator yields MSDMKIRVLVVDDDQEQLTLAERSLSSFGFDVRTHRSSLGVSNLVRTTTPDLVLLDVNIPALTGDRVLTLARAQAPAGTRFILFSASDESQLRALALASGADGYITKSTQGEELAKKLHAIHAKGRAATAAS; encoded by the coding sequence ATGTCGGACATGAAGATCCGCGTGCTGGTGGTGGACGATGACCAGGAGCAGCTGACCCTGGCGGAGCGCTCGCTCTCCTCCTTCGGCTTCGACGTGCGGACGCACCGCTCCTCGCTCGGCGTCTCCAACCTGGTGCGCACCACGACGCCGGACCTGGTGCTGCTGGACGTGAACATCCCCGCGCTGACGGGGGACCGGGTGCTGACGCTCGCCCGCGCCCAAGCCCCGGCGGGCACGCGCTTCATCCTCTTCTCCGCGTCGGACGAGTCGCAGCTGCGCGCGCTGGCGCTGGCCTCCGGCGCGGACGGCTACATCACCAAGAGCACCCAGGGCGAGGAGCTGGCGAAGAAGCTCCACGCCATCCACGCCAAGGGCCGCGCCGCCACCGCGGCCTCGTAG
- a CDS encoding S41 family peptidase: MEHARGGWWFAWTGCVSLWAWALGPGLAWAEEPVVPRATADEAARNVAVLGRVWGLVEYTHPALVFREVDWDAALVEALPEALAATAPPALEHAVSGMLRRLDDPLTRVEDTPAPTPRAPGPLSRWVGDVLVVDLDRTYANLHALHPEMRALEPELARARRVILDVRASGPEQARWMEMALGFLETSLPSEPLTAPAERFRVYSGFPVQRGPSSGGFTASVETRVSKTFTPAPGTPKRSWVLLVNGHTPLPPPLLALRASPRTWLVAQGALDESTAVQVKRLRLPGGRDAVVRASEHVFPAGSPGLRADVTVPADAPTGDAGPAFQAALRLLRSGPGRAPARGREESPSIPRERPADAHAAMPYPTEPYRLLAVIRFWNVMRFFHPDPKALGDWDAVLPEAIAQARAATDAREYARVLYSLAARVRDGHIFVAEADVPLRSLAEGTVPLVLRAIEGRFLVTELPVPEAARAAGISLGDQVVAVDGEPVATRAARLRALLGASHPAALEARVASLLLAGADGASVEVLFQGADGRMKESRLLRSRDFLPFLREPPRDDSPWKMLEDGVGYADLRLLRADSVDAMLEAMKDTRALVLDLRGYPQGSAWALASRLNTRGATSSALISRPLLSAGEVRELRFQDTLPATRGPLYTGRVVVLVDERTLSQGEYTAMMLRAASGATLVGAPTAGAVGDTTSVCLPGNVCVLFTGQRLELPDGQPVQGPGLRPDVEARPTVRGLRAGRDEVLERALLFLRAPPGAPARLTQSAPR, translated from the coding sequence GTGGAACACGCACGCGGTGGGTGGTGGTTCGCCTGGACGGGTTGTGTCTCCCTCTGGGCATGGGCCCTGGGCCCTGGGCTCGCCTGGGCCGAGGAGCCCGTCGTCCCACGCGCGACGGCCGACGAGGCCGCACGCAACGTCGCGGTGTTGGGACGGGTATGGGGCCTCGTCGAGTACACCCATCCCGCCCTGGTCTTCCGCGAGGTGGACTGGGACGCGGCGCTCGTGGAGGCCCTCCCGGAAGCGCTCGCCGCCACCGCGCCTCCGGCGCTGGAACACGCCGTGTCCGGAATGCTCCGCCGGCTCGATGACCCGCTGACCCGCGTCGAGGACACGCCCGCGCCCACGCCCCGCGCTCCCGGTCCCCTCTCCCGCTGGGTGGGGGACGTGCTCGTCGTGGACCTGGACCGCACCTACGCCAATCTCCACGCGCTCCATCCGGAGATGCGCGCGCTGGAGCCCGAGCTGGCCCGCGCCCGCCGCGTCATCCTCGATGTCCGCGCCAGCGGCCCGGAGCAGGCGCGCTGGATGGAGATGGCGCTCGGCTTCCTGGAGACGTCCCTCCCCTCGGAGCCGTTGACGGCGCCCGCCGAGCGCTTCCGCGTGTACTCGGGCTTCCCCGTGCAGCGAGGCCCGAGCTCCGGCGGCTTCACCGCCTCCGTCGAGACGCGCGTGTCGAAGACGTTCACGCCCGCCCCTGGCACGCCGAAGCGCTCATGGGTCCTGCTCGTCAACGGACACACCCCGCTGCCGCCCCCGCTGCTCGCCCTGCGCGCGTCGCCACGCACCTGGCTCGTGGCGCAGGGCGCGCTGGACGAGTCCACCGCCGTCCAGGTGAAGCGCCTGCGTCTGCCCGGTGGACGCGACGCGGTGGTGCGCGCCTCGGAGCATGTCTTCCCCGCGGGCTCGCCGGGCCTGCGCGCGGACGTCACCGTGCCCGCGGACGCGCCCACCGGAGACGCCGGGCCGGCCTTCCAGGCCGCGCTCCGACTGCTGCGCTCGGGCCCGGGCAGGGCCCCGGCACGCGGCCGGGAGGAGTCCCCGTCGATTCCGAGAGAGCGACCCGCCGACGCCCACGCGGCGATGCCCTACCCGACCGAGCCCTACCGACTGCTCGCCGTCATCCGCTTCTGGAACGTGATGCGCTTCTTCCATCCGGACCCGAAGGCGCTCGGCGACTGGGACGCGGTGCTCCCCGAGGCCATCGCCCAGGCCCGCGCGGCGACCGACGCGCGCGAATACGCCCGTGTCCTGTATTCGCTCGCCGCGCGCGTGCGGGACGGCCACATCTTCGTCGCGGAGGCAGACGTCCCGCTGCGCTCGCTCGCCGAGGGCACCGTGCCGCTGGTGCTCCGCGCCATCGAGGGCCGCTTCCTCGTCACGGAGCTGCCGGTCCCGGAGGCCGCGCGCGCGGCGGGAATCTCCCTCGGGGACCAGGTGGTGGCCGTGGATGGCGAGCCCGTGGCCACGCGCGCGGCGCGCTTGCGCGCCTTGCTGGGGGCCTCGCATCCAGCGGCCCTCGAGGCGCGGGTGGCCAGCCTGCTGCTCGCGGGGGCGGACGGCGCCTCCGTGGAGGTCCTGTTCCAGGGCGCCGACGGACGCATGAAGGAGAGCCGGCTGCTCCGCTCGCGCGACTTCCTCCCCTTCCTCCGCGAGCCACCGCGCGACGACAGCCCCTGGAAGATGCTCGAGGACGGCGTCGGCTATGCCGACCTGCGCCTGCTGCGCGCCGACTCGGTCGACGCCATGCTGGAGGCGATGAAGGACACGCGCGCGCTGGTGCTCGACCTGCGAGGCTATCCCCAGGGCAGCGCCTGGGCGCTCGCGTCCCGCCTCAACACGCGAGGCGCGACCTCGTCCGCCCTCATCTCCCGCCCCCTGCTGTCCGCGGGCGAGGTCCGCGAGCTGCGCTTCCAGGACACGCTGCCCGCCACGCGCGGCCCCCTCTACACGGGCCGCGTCGTGGTGTTGGTGGACGAACGCACGCTGAGCCAGGGCGAGTACACGGCGATGATGCTCCGGGCCGCATCGGGAGCGACCCTCGTCGGCGCCCCCACCGCCGGCGCCGTGGGCGACACCACGAGCGTCTGCCTCCCGGGGAACGTCTGCGTCCTCTTCACGGGTCAGCGCCTCGAGCTGCCCGATGGACAGCCGGTCCAGGGTCCGGGCCTGCGACCGGACGTCGAGGCGCGCCCCACCGTCCGGGGACTGCGCGCCGGGCGTGACGAGGTGCTCGAACGCGCCCTCCTCTTCCTGCGCGCCCCGCCCGGCGCTCCCGCGCGGCTCACCCAATCCGCGCCCCGCTGA
- a CDS encoding response regulator transcription factor, with product MTTEIEPERIRVALLEDQQVFRESLVLVLESAGMDVVARCSQTPPFLARVRERSPHVAVLDLRLDPGERDGADTGLTALRCLHDFYPAVKPLVLSSHHEPEVVEQCLNAGAAGYLWKHNVGCAEVVEAVTRVARGERLMPSGLSWAPSPQGFPPREEVSFGGVELGLLTPREREVLGYVAAGADNLKIAACLDITERTVKAHITSIYKKLGSENRTQLAVLACQLGVQRPAGV from the coding sequence ATGACGACTGAGATCGAGCCCGAGCGGATCCGTGTCGCGCTCCTGGAGGACCAGCAGGTCTTCCGGGAGAGCCTGGTGTTGGTCCTGGAGAGCGCGGGGATGGACGTGGTGGCCCGCTGCTCGCAGACGCCGCCGTTCCTGGCGCGGGTGAGGGAGCGCTCGCCGCACGTGGCGGTGCTGGACCTGCGGTTGGACCCGGGCGAGCGGGACGGCGCGGACACGGGGCTGACGGCGCTGCGTTGCCTGCATGACTTCTACCCGGCGGTGAAGCCCCTGGTGTTGTCGAGTCACCACGAGCCGGAGGTGGTGGAGCAGTGCCTGAACGCCGGGGCGGCCGGGTACCTGTGGAAGCACAACGTGGGGTGCGCGGAGGTGGTGGAGGCGGTGACGCGCGTGGCGCGGGGCGAGCGGCTGATGCCCTCCGGGCTGTCGTGGGCGCCGTCGCCGCAGGGCTTCCCGCCGCGGGAGGAGGTGTCCTTCGGCGGGGTGGAGCTGGGCCTGCTCACGCCGCGCGAGCGCGAGGTGCTGGGGTACGTGGCCGCGGGCGCGGACAACCTGAAGATCGCCGCCTGCCTCGACATCACCGAGCGCACCGTGAAGGCGCACATCACCAGCATCTACAAGAAGCTCGGCTCGGAGAACCGCACGCAGCTCGCGGTGCTCGCGTGCCAGCTCGGCGTCCAGCGGCCGGCGGGCGTCTGA
- a CDS encoding tryptophan 2,3-dioxygenase family protein, protein MHTPHDYSFAEKLRRELDEPLFNPLLKKWVGRGELDYEVYLKTPELLSLQSAEGERVAHDELMFQVVHQAQELWLKLASREAVEVVGELDRDALWRASGRLERIQRILKCLGAEMGVLETMTPDTYQVIRRSLGNGSGQESPGYNTLRKAAEGLEGALERLLARRGQTLRGVYSGGPDDLKRLCEQLMDIDESFQGWLYAHFQLVRRTIGVDRSVKALDGLPTQVLAGRMSLPLFRPLWDVRVELTQTWKRDGGHAPGARRDGCMEGALGAFPPPAPGAACPMHRSDS, encoded by the coding sequence ATGCACACGCCTCATGATTACAGTTTCGCGGAAAAGTTGCGGCGAGAGTTGGATGAACCGCTCTTCAACCCGTTACTGAAGAAGTGGGTGGGACGGGGCGAGCTGGACTACGAGGTGTATCTCAAGACGCCGGAGCTGCTGTCGTTGCAGTCGGCGGAGGGGGAGCGCGTCGCGCACGACGAGCTGATGTTCCAGGTGGTGCACCAGGCGCAGGAGCTGTGGCTGAAGCTGGCCTCGCGCGAGGCGGTGGAGGTGGTGGGCGAGCTGGACCGGGACGCGCTGTGGCGCGCGTCCGGGCGGCTGGAGCGCATCCAGCGCATCCTCAAGTGCCTCGGGGCGGAGATGGGGGTGCTGGAGACGATGACCCCGGACACCTACCAGGTCATCCGGCGCAGCCTGGGCAACGGCAGCGGCCAGGAGTCGCCGGGCTACAACACCCTGCGCAAGGCGGCCGAGGGGCTGGAGGGCGCGCTGGAGCGGCTGCTCGCCCGGCGCGGCCAGACGCTGCGCGGCGTGTATTCCGGCGGCCCGGACGACCTGAAGCGGCTGTGCGAGCAGCTGATGGACATCGACGAGTCCTTCCAGGGCTGGCTGTACGCGCACTTCCAGCTGGTGCGTCGCACCATCGGCGTGGACCGTTCGGTGAAGGCGCTGGACGGGCTGCCCACGCAGGTGCTGGCCGGCCGCATGTCCCTGCCGCTGTTCCGTCCGCTGTGGGACGTGCGCGTGGAGCTGACCCAGACCTGGAAGCGCGACGGAGGCCACGCGCCCGGCGCCCGCCGCGACGGGTGCATGGAGGGCGCGCTCGGCGCCTTCCCGCCCCCGGCCCCGGGCGCCGCGTGTCCCATGCACCGGAGCGACTCGTGA
- a CDS encoding ABC1 kinase family protein, whose amino-acid sequence MASDSDDTLPPQGRFTRMRKLAGLSMQVGADVLKSGAKRLAGGTPELLSKGAAEKLVSTLGELKGAAMKLGQAISMDPDLLTPEVRQVLARLQNQAPAMSYDMVSRVVREELGAAPEDAFREFGREPLAAASLGQVHRAVLPDGRPVAVKVQYPGIADSMAHDMENLGMVVKTVGKASRLMDGSAYFQEFRDELLLELDYRREATLAQGFARSVASLEDLYVPAVISSHSTGRVLTLELLEGPTLKDWVVTGASNDERFRVSRQLIRATYGPFFGAGEIHADPHPGNFLVMPDGRLGLLDFGSIKRFSPRFVSANRRMFQQAMRLEAIDVMPLSREVGFTVELPDEEAAELIREVLHIAGRPMRLSPYDYASCEIPRDMRGHFSRNAPRFLKIKPPPEAVMFFRSTGGLAQNLRLIGARGDFRGVFLEMAQLLP is encoded by the coding sequence ATGGCCTCCGACTCCGACGACACGTTGCCACCCCAGGGGCGCTTCACCCGGATGCGCAAGCTCGCCGGCCTGTCCATGCAGGTGGGCGCGGACGTGCTCAAGAGCGGCGCGAAGCGCCTGGCCGGCGGCACGCCGGAGCTGCTCAGCAAGGGCGCCGCGGAGAAGCTGGTCTCCACCCTGGGCGAGCTCAAGGGCGCGGCGATGAAGCTGGGGCAGGCCATCTCCATGGACCCGGACCTGCTCACCCCGGAGGTGCGCCAGGTGCTCGCGCGCCTGCAGAACCAGGCGCCCGCCATGTCCTACGACATGGTCTCCCGCGTGGTGCGCGAGGAGCTGGGCGCCGCGCCCGAGGACGCGTTCCGCGAGTTCGGCCGCGAGCCGCTCGCCGCCGCTTCCCTGGGGCAGGTCCACCGCGCGGTGCTGCCGGACGGCCGGCCCGTCGCGGTGAAGGTGCAGTACCCCGGCATCGCCGACTCCATGGCCCACGACATGGAGAACCTGGGCATGGTGGTGAAGACGGTGGGCAAGGCGTCGCGGCTGATGGATGGCTCGGCGTACTTCCAGGAGTTCCGCGACGAGCTGCTGCTGGAGCTGGACTATCGCCGCGAGGCGACGCTCGCCCAGGGCTTCGCGCGCAGCGTGGCGTCCCTGGAGGACCTGTACGTCCCCGCCGTCATCTCCAGCCACAGCACCGGGCGCGTGCTCACGCTGGAGCTGCTGGAGGGGCCCACCCTGAAGGACTGGGTCGTCACCGGCGCGTCCAACGACGAGCGCTTCCGCGTGTCGCGGCAGCTCATCCGCGCCACGTACGGGCCGTTCTTCGGCGCGGGCGAAATCCACGCGGATCCGCACCCGGGCAACTTCCTGGTGATGCCGGACGGACGGCTGGGGCTGCTGGACTTCGGCTCCATCAAGCGCTTCAGCCCGCGCTTCGTCTCCGCCAACCGGCGCATGTTCCAGCAGGCCATGCGGCTGGAGGCCATCGACGTGATGCCCTTGAGCCGCGAGGTGGGCTTCACGGTGGAGCTGCCGGACGAGGAGGCCGCGGAGCTCATCCGCGAAGTGCTGCACATCGCCGGCCGGCCCATGCGCCTGTCGCCGTATGACTACGCGTCGTGCGAAATCCCCCGCGACATGCGCGGGCACTTCAGCCGCAACGCGCCGCGCTTCCTCAAGATAAAGCCGCCGCCGGAGGCGGTGATGTTCTTCCGTTCGACGGGAGGGCTCGCCCAGAACCTGCGCCTCATCGGCGCGCGGGGCGACTTCCGGGGCGTCTTCCTGGAGATGGCGCAGCTGCTGCCCTGA
- a CDS encoding response regulator → MVEEKARVLVVDDDPDLLDLVQRSLSAYGFEVLTHTSALGVSNLVSQSEPDFVLIDVNFPALKGDKVVNLARQYASAKTKFILYSASDESKLRSLALASGADGYISKSVQGEELAKRLRTFRLKPRAAPTTSTT, encoded by the coding sequence ATGGTTGAAGAAAAAGCACGCGTCCTGGTGGTGGACGACGACCCGGACCTGCTCGACCTCGTCCAGCGCTCGCTGAGCGCGTACGGGTTCGAGGTGCTGACGCACACCTCGGCGCTCGGCGTGTCCAACCTCGTGAGCCAGTCCGAGCCCGACTTCGTCCTCATCGACGTCAACTTCCCCGCCCTCAAGGGCGACAAGGTCGTCAACCTCGCGCGCCAGTACGCGTCCGCGAAGACGAAGTTCATCCTCTACTCGGCATCCGACGAGTCGAAGCTGCGCTCGCTCGCCCTCGCCTCCGGCGCGGACGGCTACATCTCCAAGAGCGTCCAGGGCGAGGAGCTCGCCAAGCGCCTGCGCACCTTCCGGCTCAAGCCGCGCGCGGCGCCCACGACGTCGACGACCTGA